The Pseudolabrys sp. FHR47 genome contains a region encoding:
- a CDS encoding CvpA family protein, protein MPVTLLDILLLVVMLISGLLAMIRGFMREILSIAAWAIAALVTLYSFSRALPIAQGYFSSNTVATAVTIGAIFVATLLIVSIITVRISDLVLDSRVGALDRTLGFLFGLGRGLLIVVVAYLFFDWLVPDRSQPAWISGAKSKVVLKSTGDWLKSMLPDDPESTILQKLKRPKPADEGAPEGAPDRRSELGATPRVAAVWQHDPKLGIR, encoded by the coding sequence ATGCCGGTCACCCTGCTCGACATCCTGCTTCTGGTCGTAATGCTGATTTCGGGGCTGCTCGCGATGATCCGCGGGTTCATGCGCGAGATCCTCTCGATCGCCGCCTGGGCGATCGCCGCGCTGGTCACGCTCTACAGCTTCTCCCGGGCGCTGCCGATCGCGCAGGGATATTTCTCCAGCAACACGGTCGCTACCGCCGTGACCATCGGCGCCATCTTTGTAGCGACCTTGCTCATCGTCTCGATCATTACCGTCCGGATATCGGACCTAGTTCTCGACAGCCGCGTCGGCGCCCTCGACCGCACGCTCGGTTTCCTGTTCGGCCTCGGCCGCGGCCTGCTGATTGTGGTGGTGGCCTACCTGTTTTTCGACTGGCTGGTCCCCGATCGCAGCCAGCCAGCCTGGATCAGCGGCGCCAAGTCGAAAGTCGTGCTCAAGAGCACAGGGGATTGGCTCAAGAGCATGTTGCCGGATGACCCCGAAAGCACCATCTTACAGAAGCTGAAGCGGCCGAAACCGGCCGACGAAGGGGCTCCCGAGGGCGCGCCGGATCGCCGATCGGAACTAGGCGCAACTCCACGTGTGGCTGCGGTATGGCAGCACGACCCGAAACTGGGAATCCGCTAA